Below is a window of Pseudomonas sp. B21-040 DNA.
TGGCACGTCGATACCAAGCAGGTCAAGAATGCGGGTGTCTGGCCATTGGCTCATTGGAATGATTCTCCGACATCAAAACAGGGCAGGGACGGTAGAACAGGTTTTTACCAGCAATGACTGGCGCAGGGCCAGCCGACTTTTGGCCGGCTGGCTGGAAAACAGCGCTTAACGTCGATGCAGGCCACCGCCGCCCCCAAACGAATGACTCATGAACTGAGAGGAGCTGTGGTAGTTGTTAAAACGTTGGTTGCCGAAGTCGCGGGCGGCAGACTCCCGATCCAGGCTTTGCATTTGCGTGGTGTTCACCGGGTTGACTCGAGTTTCGCCGCCCCTGACCATCGACTGCCAGCCATCATCGGTTTTTCTGTAGACGTTGCCATCATGCCCGGCGTAGACGCTGTCACCGACATGACCTACGCCTGAGTTACGTCCGCTGATGCCGCCGTACTGGGTGGTATTTCCGGTGTTGGGGTTGTAAACGGCACCACGGTTGGCATCGACCTGCGTCCCGTAACGAGCATTGCCGACTGTTACATGCTGCCCCGCGATCGCGCCGCCATCAGGCCCTACAGCAACGCCACTGCGCCCCGCCGCATAATTGCCGGTGTAGACGTTGTGCACCGCGCCGCGTTGACCGGCTGCCGCGACACCGGTCCGTGAGTTGTAGGAAGAGTCAACCTCACCCGCCCAGCGATTGCCGGTCCAGGCGTTGTAGCCGGCACCGTATCGACTGACTGACGCTCGATCACCCCATTGGCGGTAGATGTTGCCAGTTGTACCGGCCCAGCCACCGGGGCCCCAGGCAACAGCGCCACCGTGATAGCCATAGGCGCCGCCGGCCCAAGGCAATGGCGCCGGATAAAGGTGAGGGCCCCAGGCATACCCCCAGCCGTAATTTCCCCACCAGGGATAGGCGCCCCAACCCCAACCCATGGCCACGGTGCTGCCACCCCAACTCCAGCCGAAACCAAAGCCGAATGTCCAGCCGGTCCAAGGGGTGTAGCGCATGGCGACGCCAAATCCGTAGGTTACGGGTGGCCCGTACCAGACGCTGCCCACCCACGGTGTATAGGGATAACCCGTGCCATAAACCACCACGCCGCTGTCCGGATCAATTGTGGTGCCCTGATACCCCGGCGTATAACCCACCACCACGGTGTCGCCATTGGCCTCGTAGACTTTGACGT
It encodes the following:
- a CDS encoding autotransporter, whose amino-acid sequence is MLKDAQGKHYLHVFDGWMIADQLGGQYTPVPSPSAELETARKAAIQSRQVDLLTDQSDPKDKIPTLAKPPIPQIHIATAPTELIVTDHAPQWQPIQGTQLLYVTNTTGHLFKEIGDQDSYVLISGRWFKATDMKGPWTFVPADKLPTDFANIPDDSAKENVKASVAGTPQAKEAAIAATIPQTSAINKSAVKMSTPQFDGEPQLKAISGTPLQYVVNTATPIIMVDANSWYAVENGIWFNASSVQGPWLVATSVPSVIYSIPPNSPMHYITYVKVYEANGDTVVVGYTPGYQGTTIDPDSGVVVYGTGYPYTPWVGSVWYGPPVTYGFGVAMRYTPWTGWTFGFGFGWSWGGSTVAMGWGWGAYPWWGNYGWGYAWGPHLYPAPLPWAGGAYGYHGGAVAWGPGGWAGTTGNIYRQWGDRASVSRYGAGYNAWTGNRWAGEVDSSYNSRTGVAAAGQRGAVHNVYTGNYAAGRSGVAVGPDGGAIAGQHVTVGNARYGTQVDANRGAVYNPNTGNTTQYGGISGRNSGVGHVGDSVYAGHDGNVYRKTDDGWQSMVRGGETRVNPVNTTQMQSLDRESAARDFGNQRFNNYHSSSQFMSHSFGGGGGLHRR